In the Haloferula helveola genome, one interval contains:
- a CDS encoding Dabb family protein, producing MEHHVYFWLKEEHKNEADLAAFEAGLDELLKIPLMTGGIWATPAPVMERPVVDQSWDYATSVSFANVDDQDAYQSHPDHQVFIDKFSTWWERVQVRDLLPGR from the coding sequence ATGGAACACCACGTCTATTTCTGGCTGAAGGAGGAGCACAAGAACGAGGCCGACCTCGCCGCCTTCGAGGCGGGGCTCGACGAACTCCTCAAGATCCCGCTCATGACCGGCGGCATCTGGGCCACTCCGGCGCCTGTGATGGAGCGGCCGGTGGTCGACCAGTCGTGGGACTACGCGACCTCGGTAAGCTTCGCCAACGTCGACGATCAGGACGCCTATCAAAGCCACCCGGACCACCAGGTGTTCATCGACAAGTTCTCGACTTGGTGGGAGCGCGTGCAGGTGCGCGACCTGCTGCCCGGCCGCTGA
- a CDS encoding sulfatase-like hydrolase/transferase: MTHPEKLALGLALMLIAGSASAATGTLLDDDFNNGNLATNDDTGGGFVIQDNGVNTIGSVSESGSSAQIIDGNGSNTTGIRSANAFDISNSSLTYTTTWEVDGLDFGSAGGIERVFFSLQTNDSWLFAGDAEESRLLVTVDAQSDNALFRYQDRSSGINANSDAPLFGLGGDFSGDADGFTATMTLDSTGFTFTTSGLGAPNQVNISGTWADLGTDFAAVLGTDGSMHVAAYVQDTGTTGSSFDIDRITLTSATAPDVPVISSFTADSSSVEAGGTVELSWEASNFDTLTLDPGGIDAAALTTEGGGSTVVTVNEATTYTLTATLGTESVQSQVTVNLQVVADRPNVLVFLVDDMGITDTSVPFIHDGSGNPVSYNFNNFYVTPNMEALASTGMTFTQAYATPACSSTRVSLMTGFNTLRHGVCMQVNPAGVIAPNAVAPFTTTHSTPNNWRSTGMAAADASTSMPKVLSDAGYRSIHCGKGHFGSNGSYASDPLAVGFDVNLGGSYRGQPPSYTGNYGGDLPNMDPWENTGTFLTDALTQAINSAIEDAVNDGVPFFGYMSHYAVHSPFTTDPNATGDYSTGVNSNHRAFATMIEGMDQSLGGILTKLDQLGVAENTLVIFLGDNGSDSPAATPDGFASGSFSDFPLRGKKATEWEGGIRVPMLVSWAKPDPGNAFQTALPIAAGSRQDDIVTVWDIFPTVLGVTGVTPPHALDGHDLSPYLQGTPGTHRPQEMLMYWPNDHNEDYFAIYREENWKLIYRFAPDSFELYDLDADPTESVDVSGTNPERVMTMARGMARSFDGGWGPLGTLWPTFNESSRPYSDDPFHTPQLPTVDVDMDGIPDNDEDINDNGLVDNGETSADKSDTDGDSTGDGAEVRLGLDPLDPTEAFRATITPLQAGDFRLSWPSAPGTSFQIHGSSGLTEWLPFGGIVSADAGTETIREITIPGSPDNYFFEIELLP, translated from the coding sequence ATGACCCATCCGGAGAAACTTGCCCTTGGACTTGCCTTGATGCTGATTGCCGGATCCGCATCCGCAGCGACCGGCACACTGCTCGACGACGACTTCAACAATGGCAACCTCGCCACCAATGATGATACGGGCGGCGGCTTTGTCATTCAGGATAATGGGGTAAACACCATTGGCTCGGTCAGCGAGAGCGGGTCGTCGGCCCAAATCATCGACGGCAATGGCAGCAATACGACGGGCATTCGCAGCGCCAACGCGTTCGACATTTCGAATTCGAGTCTGACCTACACCACCACGTGGGAGGTGGACGGCCTGGACTTTGGTTCGGCCGGTGGCATTGAGCGGGTATTCTTCAGCTTGCAGACCAACGACAGCTGGCTCTTCGCGGGAGATGCCGAGGAAAGCAGGCTACTGGTGACGGTCGATGCGCAGAGCGACAATGCCCTGTTCCGGTATCAAGACCGCTCGTCGGGCATCAACGCCAATTCTGATGCCCCGCTCTTCGGTCTTGGCGGTGATTTCTCGGGTGATGCCGATGGATTCACGGCCACGATGACGTTGGATTCTACGGGCTTCACCTTCACGACCAGCGGACTTGGTGCCCCCAATCAGGTGAACATCTCGGGCACATGGGCGGATCTGGGCACTGACTTCGCTGCCGTTCTCGGCACGGATGGCAGCATGCACGTTGCGGCCTATGTCCAGGACACCGGCACGACCGGCTCTTCGTTCGACATCGACCGCATCACGCTCACCTCGGCAACCGCTCCGGACGTGCCCGTCATCAGTTCCTTCACCGCCGATTCCTCGTCAGTTGAGGCGGGAGGAACGGTCGAACTCTCCTGGGAGGCATCCAACTTCGACACCCTCACTCTCGACCCCGGAGGCATCGATGCGGCGGCTCTCACCACGGAAGGAGGCGGTTCGACCGTCGTCACGGTTAACGAAGCCACCACCTACACCCTTACCGCCACGCTGGGCACCGAAAGCGTGCAGTCCCAGGTCACGGTGAATCTTCAGGTGGTGGCAGACCGTCCCAACGTCCTGGTTTTCCTCGTCGATGACATGGGGATCACCGACACTTCCGTTCCCTTCATCCATGACGGCTCCGGGAATCCCGTGTCCTACAACTTCAACAACTTCTACGTCACTCCGAACATGGAAGCCCTGGCTTCAACGGGGATGACGTTCACCCAGGCCTACGCCACTCCCGCTTGCAGCTCCACGCGTGTCAGCCTGATGACCGGATTCAACACGCTCCGCCACGGAGTGTGCATGCAGGTCAATCCGGCAGGCGTCATCGCCCCCAACGCGGTGGCACCGTTCACCACCACCCATAGCACTCCCAACAACTGGAGGAGCACCGGAATGGCGGCCGCCGACGCCTCCACCTCCATGCCCAAGGTACTCAGTGATGCCGGCTATCGGTCCATCCACTGCGGCAAGGGCCACTTCGGCTCGAACGGGAGCTATGCCTCGGATCCCCTTGCGGTCGGATTCGACGTCAACCTCGGCGGCAGCTACCGAGGGCAGCCCCCGTCCTACACCGGAAACTACGGGGGAGACCTACCGAACATGGACCCGTGGGAGAACACCGGGACCTTCCTGACCGATGCCCTCACTCAGGCCATCAATAGCGCCATCGAAGACGCGGTGAATGATGGCGTCCCGTTCTTCGGCTACATGTCGCACTACGCGGTCCACTCGCCATTCACCACCGATCCGAATGCCACTGGGGATTACTCGACCGGGGTGAACAGCAACCACCGGGCCTTCGCCACCATGATCGAGGGTATGGACCAGTCGCTCGGCGGCATTCTCACCAAGCTCGACCAACTGGGCGTGGCGGAGAACACGCTCGTGATCTTCCTCGGCGACAATGGTAGCGATTCACCTGCGGCGACCCCCGATGGCTTCGCATCCGGTTCCTTCAGCGATTTTCCGCTGCGGGGCAAAAAGGCCACCGAATGGGAAGGCGGCATTCGCGTGCCGATGCTTGTCTCGTGGGCCAAGCCGGACCCCGGAAATGCCTTTCAAACGGCTCTTCCCATCGCTGCCGGGAGCCGACAGGACGACATCGTGACGGTATGGGACATCTTCCCGACGGTCCTCGGAGTGACCGGTGTGACTCCGCCGCACGCCCTCGATGGACATGATCTCTCGCCCTACTTGCAAGGCACGCCCGGCACCCACCGTCCGCAGGAAATGTTGATGTATTGGCCGAATGATCATAACGAGGACTACTTCGCGATCTACCGCGAGGAGAACTGGAAGCTGATCTATCGCTTCGCCCCTGATTCCTTCGAACTCTACGACCTCGACGCCGACCCGACCGAGTCGGTTGATGTCTCCGGCACGAATCCCGAGCGGGTCATGACCATGGCCCGCGGGATGGCGCGCAGCTTCGACGGTGGCTGGGGTCCATTGGGAACTCTCTGGCCGACCTTCAACGAGTCGTCCCGGCCCTACTCCGACGACCCCTTCCACACTCCTCAACTCCCGACGGTGGATGTGGATATGGACGGCATCCCCGACAACGACGAGGACATCAACGACAACGGCCTGGTCGACAACGGCGAAACCTCGGCAGACAAGTCCGACACCGACGGCGATTCCACCGGCGATGGCGCGGAGGTCCGGCTCGGGCTCGATCCCCTGGATCCGACGGAGGCCTTCCGCGCAACGATCACACCGCTGCAGGCGGGCGATTTCCGGTTGTCATGGCCATCCGCGCCAGGCACGAGCTTTCAGATCCACGGCAGCTCCGGCCTGACGGAATGGCTGCCTTTCGGAGGAATCGTATCCGCCGATGCGGGGACCGAGACAATTCGTGAAATCACGATTCCCGGCTCGCCCGACAACTACTTCTTCGAGATCGAGCTTCTGCCGTAA
- a CDS encoding sigma-70 family RNA polymerase sigma factor: MGRRSATALEFNSLLINHQEVIRAYIITQIPGSPDVRDILQEVNIVLWEKQKAFRRGSNFGAWACTVARYKVLEHLRKESRLRGLLVFNDELSEDLATEMADRMPSDIEEKRQALDYCLSSLSAPHRRLLEARYHRNGNQMGEIAEETGRTRESLRVTLSRIRGVLRECVRGRLGHEGGAG; encoded by the coding sequence ATGGGACGCAGGTCCGCCACCGCTCTCGAATTCAACAGCCTGTTGATCAATCATCAGGAGGTGATCCGCGCGTACATCATCACCCAGATTCCGGGCAGCCCCGATGTGCGCGACATCCTCCAGGAGGTGAACATCGTGCTGTGGGAAAAGCAGAAGGCTTTCCGGCGAGGGTCCAATTTCGGGGCATGGGCCTGCACGGTGGCACGTTACAAGGTGCTTGAGCATCTACGGAAGGAGTCGAGGCTCCGGGGTCTGCTGGTTTTCAATGACGAGCTCTCCGAGGATCTGGCAACCGAGATGGCCGATCGAATGCCCTCGGATATTGAGGAGAAACGGCAGGCTCTGGACTACTGTCTGAGCTCGCTCTCCGCCCCGCATCGACGGCTGCTGGAGGCCCGGTACCATCGCAACGGAAACCAGATGGGAGAGATCGCGGAAGAGACCGGGCGAACCCGGGAGTCCCTCCGCGTCACCCTCAGCCGCATTCGGGGTGTTCTCCGGGAATGCGTCCGGGGGCGGCTGGGCCATGAAGGAGGTGCCGGATGA
- a CDS encoding LamG domain-containing protein, with protein MNGDQFQDYLWRLLDGELSLEEFVDLENYLSSNADARAVLIEHIELHNILDLRLSAPPLTAGSWEGVIAVDKVLARQRSRAMKYSAIGAAAVLALMGVILALFLAPARQPTVTFRASEGSIWSVAHRDGEEPKAASVLAVGSRLELRQGSVEFTMPSGVTARAKAPADLTVLADNKILQNLGVIHYRVPKEAIGFQVESPQLRIKDLGTEFGVISRAGKSDEVHLLKGSIEVRSKVGKREESVIAKPQAFVAGPTGTLEKTALRPDEFMSELAESIPYIHFPFDSIDGTEVPVTGNFEDLADVSARLVHFLPNGGESGLTDGRFGRALQLSGNGEFVQTNWPGIGGRSPRTVAFWLRLPTDAKANQFQGIVLWGDTHDSGGKFVVNWNFFPQSGNLGALRFNSAGGNVVGETDLRDGEWHHVAVVLGGSTDPDNGMGVTLYVDGVVETASGTRAGDPDTVLGTDEDSWLSIGRFFDVDDPHRGTLRGDIDELYIFSAALAPEGIREVMRSGW; from the coding sequence ATGAACGGAGACCAGTTTCAAGACTATCTCTGGCGGTTGCTCGATGGCGAACTCTCTCTCGAAGAGTTTGTTGATTTGGAGAATTACCTCAGCTCGAACGCGGATGCTCGGGCGGTATTGATCGAGCACATCGAGCTTCACAATATTCTCGATCTGCGCCTGTCCGCGCCGCCCCTCACGGCAGGTTCGTGGGAGGGGGTGATCGCGGTGGATAAGGTTCTCGCCCGCCAGCGGAGTCGGGCGATGAAGTATTCGGCCATAGGGGCAGCGGCCGTCCTCGCGTTGATGGGGGTCATCCTCGCTCTGTTTCTGGCGCCCGCCCGGCAGCCCACCGTGACCTTTCGCGCCAGCGAAGGATCCATTTGGAGCGTCGCCCACCGCGATGGGGAGGAGCCGAAGGCTGCCTCGGTGCTGGCCGTGGGATCGCGGCTCGAGCTCCGGCAGGGTTCCGTGGAGTTCACGATGCCGAGTGGGGTGACGGCACGCGCCAAGGCACCGGCCGACCTCACCGTGCTGGCGGACAACAAGATCCTTCAGAACCTCGGAGTCATCCACTACCGGGTTCCAAAGGAGGCCATCGGATTTCAGGTCGAATCCCCCCAGCTCCGGATCAAGGACCTGGGTACCGAATTCGGCGTGATTTCCCGAGCCGGCAAGTCAGACGAAGTGCATCTTCTCAAGGGTTCGATTGAGGTCCGTTCGAAAGTGGGCAAGCGGGAAGAATCCGTCATTGCGAAACCCCAGGCCTTCGTCGCCGGTCCCACAGGCACCCTCGAGAAGACGGCCCTTCGACCCGACGAGTTCATGAGTGAATTGGCGGAGAGCATCCCGTACATCCATTTTCCGTTCGACTCAATCGACGGCACGGAAGTACCGGTGACCGGGAATTTCGAGGATCTTGCGGATGTTTCAGCCCGTCTGGTGCATTTCTTGCCCAACGGCGGAGAAAGCGGGCTGACGGATGGCAGGTTTGGTCGGGCTCTCCAGCTTTCCGGGAACGGCGAATTCGTGCAGACGAATTGGCCGGGAATCGGCGGGCGGAGCCCGCGAACCGTCGCCTTCTGGCTCCGTTTGCCGACGGATGCGAAGGCCAATCAGTTCCAAGGTATCGTGCTCTGGGGCGACACGCACGACTCGGGTGGGAAGTTCGTGGTGAACTGGAACTTCTTTCCCCAGTCCGGCAATCTGGGTGCCCTTCGCTTCAACTCTGCCGGCGGCAACGTGGTGGGTGAGACGGATCTACGGGACGGCGAGTGGCATCATGTGGCAGTGGTTCTCGGGGGCTCCACCGATCCGGACAACGGCATGGGAGTCACCCTTTATGTGGACGGCGTTGTGGAAACCGCGAGCGGTACTCGAGCTGGCGATCCCGATACGGTTCTCGGTACGGACGAGGACTCGTGGCTCAGCATCGGTCGCTTCTTCGATGTGGATGACCCCCACCGTGGGACACTCAGAGGGGACATCGATGAACTCTACATCTTTTCGGCCGCTCTTGCCCCAGAAGGGATTCGTGAGGTGATGAGAAGTGGGTGGTGA
- a CDS encoding sulfatase-like hydrolase/transferase — protein sequence MRKTLLLSLFVPAVFAAERPNIVFIFSDDHAQNAISAYGGPLKEAAPTPNLDRIADEGAIFTRSFCCNSICGPSRAAILTGKHSHINGYLDNNNSKFDGNQTTFPKLLQKVGYQTAMVGKWHLVSDPQGFDYWEILPGQGSYYNPDFYTAAGKTKYSGYCTDIITDRAIKWLDEDRAKDKPFVLMCQHKAPHRNWAPAPRHLTLFDDMEMPEPDTLFDDYANRDESLKKQAMSIEKDFSWGHDMKLKGENQFPDHFTSQMKNGEYFRMNDEQKAKWDAAYEPKNQQMLADLKSGKLKGKDITRWKYQRYIKDYLRCIRAVDENVGRLLDHLDKTGLSKNTIVIYSSDQGFYLGEHGWYDKRWMFEESLEMPFLIRWPGVIKPGSKSDALIQNIDYAPTFLEIGGAEIPETVQGRSMLPILKASGETPEDWREGIYYFYSGERTHAVAAHDGVRNGRYKLMHFPATDSWNLFDLEKDPKEMKSFHDDPEYAAVLSEMKLLYDKLRDQYQASDATLPGNRFGEKWWKDRHQAKMKESRKGDYDLVFVGDSITQGWEGAGKEVWEEFYGDRKALNLGFSGDRTEHVMWRLLAGEIDKVDPKVYVLMIGTNNTGHRQDDPDKTAAGVELIVEMLRDRDPDAKVLLLAVFPRDEKPDGKLRKINDGVNSRIKELADGKQVHWLDISDKFLTEEGVLTKEVMPDFLHPKGPGYRIWAEAMEPKLKELLGE from the coding sequence ATGCGAAAAACCCTGCTCCTGAGCCTGTTCGTGCCGGCCGTTTTCGCCGCCGAGCGACCGAACATCGTCTTTATTTTCTCCGACGACCACGCGCAGAATGCGATCTCGGCCTACGGCGGACCCCTGAAAGAGGCGGCGCCGACCCCGAATCTGGACCGGATCGCCGACGAGGGCGCGATCTTCACCCGGTCGTTCTGCTGCAACTCGATCTGCGGGCCGTCGCGCGCCGCCATCCTCACCGGCAAGCACAGCCACATCAACGGCTACCTCGACAACAACAACTCGAAGTTCGACGGCAACCAGACGACCTTCCCGAAGCTCTTGCAGAAGGTCGGCTACCAGACGGCGATGGTCGGCAAGTGGCACCTCGTTTCGGATCCGCAAGGCTTCGACTACTGGGAGATCCTCCCGGGGCAGGGGAGCTACTACAATCCGGACTTCTACACGGCCGCAGGCAAGACGAAGTACTCCGGCTACTGCACCGACATCATCACCGACCGTGCGATCAAGTGGCTCGATGAGGATCGCGCGAAGGACAAGCCGTTCGTCCTGATGTGCCAGCACAAGGCCCCACACCGCAACTGGGCCCCGGCGCCCCGGCACCTGACGCTGTTTGACGACATGGAAATGCCGGAGCCGGACACGCTCTTCGACGACTACGCCAACCGCGACGAGTCGCTCAAGAAGCAGGCGATGAGCATCGAGAAGGATTTCTCGTGGGGGCACGACATGAAGCTGAAAGGCGAGAACCAGTTTCCCGATCACTTCACCAGCCAGATGAAGAACGGCGAGTATTTCCGGATGAACGACGAGCAGAAGGCGAAGTGGGACGCCGCCTACGAGCCGAAGAACCAGCAAATGCTCGCCGACCTGAAGTCGGGCAAGCTCAAGGGCAAGGACATCACCCGCTGGAAGTATCAGCGCTACATCAAGGACTACCTGCGCTGCATCCGTGCGGTGGACGAGAATGTCGGGCGCCTGCTCGACCACCTCGACAAGACCGGCCTGTCGAAGAATACGATCGTGATCTATTCGTCGGACCAGGGATTCTACCTCGGCGAGCACGGCTGGTACGACAAGCGCTGGATGTTCGAGGAAAGTCTCGAGATGCCCTTCCTCATCCGCTGGCCGGGCGTCATCAAGCCGGGCTCGAAGAGCGACGCGCTGATCCAGAACATCGACTACGCGCCGACCTTCCTCGAGATCGGTGGCGCGGAGATCCCCGAAACGGTTCAGGGCAGGAGCATGCTTCCGATCCTGAAGGCTTCGGGCGAGACGCCTGAAGATTGGCGCGAGGGGATCTACTACTTTTACAGCGGCGAGCGCACCCATGCGGTTGCGGCGCACGACGGTGTGCGGAACGGTCGCTACAAGCTGATGCATTTCCCGGCCACGGATTCGTGGAACCTCTTCGATCTCGAGAAGGATCCGAAGGAGATGAAGTCGTTCCACGACGACCCGGAATACGCGGCCGTGCTTTCCGAGATGAAGCTGCTCTACGACAAGCTTCGTGATCAGTATCAGGCGAGCGACGCGACCCTTCCGGGCAACCGGTTTGGCGAGAAGTGGTGGAAGGATCGCCATCAGGCGAAGATGAAGGAGTCTCGCAAAGGCGACTACGACCTCGTCTTCGTCGGTGACTCGATCACGCAAGGCTGGGAAGGTGCCGGCAAGGAGGTCTGGGAGGAATTTTATGGCGACCGGAAGGCGCTCAACCTCGGCTTCTCCGGCGACCGCACCGAACACGTGATGTGGCGTCTGCTGGCGGGTGAGATCGACAAGGTCGACCCGAAGGTCTACGTGCTGATGATCGGCACCAACAACACCGGTCACCGCCAGGACGACCCGGACAAGACCGCGGCTGGTGTCGAACTGATCGTCGAGATGCTGCGCGACCGGGATCCCGACGCGAAGGTCCTGTTGCTGGCGGTTTTCCCCCGCGACGAGAAGCCGGATGGGAAGCTGCGGAAGATCAACGACGGCGTGAACTCGCGGATCAAGGAGCTGGCGGACGGCAAGCAGGTCCACTGGCTCGACATTTCCGACAAGTTCCTGACCGAAGAGGGCGTCCTGACGAAGGAGGTCATGCCCGACTTCCTCCATCCGAAGGGACCGGGCTACCGCATCTGGGCCGAGGCGATGGAGCCGAAGCTGAAGGAGCTGCTCGGAGAGTAA
- the fabG gene encoding 3-oxoacyl-[acyl-carrier-protein] reductase produces the protein MQSFEGKVAVVTGGGRGIGGAIAKAFAERGAKVAVVSRSESSCGKTAEEINEQFPEAAKAYAVDVADHEAVQELGKRIVEDFGGVNILVNNAGVTRDGLLMRMKEEDWMAVLDTNLKGAFNTVKAFMRPMMKAEDPRIVNIASVIGLIGNAGQANYAASKAGLIGFTKSVARELAGKKVTCNAVAPGFITTDMTDVLPEKVREDVLGKIPLGEFGTVDDIAAVTLFLAGPSGRYITGQVVAVDGGMTM, from the coding sequence ATGCAGAGTTTCGAAGGCAAGGTAGCGGTCGTGACCGGTGGCGGTCGCGGAATCGGCGGCGCGATCGCCAAGGCATTCGCGGAGCGTGGCGCCAAGGTGGCTGTTGTGAGCCGCAGCGAGTCGAGCTGCGGCAAGACCGCGGAGGAGATCAACGAGCAGTTCCCGGAAGCGGCAAAGGCCTACGCGGTGGACGTGGCCGACCACGAGGCGGTGCAGGAGCTGGGTAAGCGGATCGTCGAGGACTTCGGCGGCGTGAACATCCTGGTCAACAATGCCGGCGTGACCCGCGACGGACTTCTCATGCGGATGAAGGAAGAGGATTGGATGGCGGTCCTTGATACCAACCTGAAGGGTGCCTTCAACACCGTGAAGGCCTTCATGCGCCCGATGATGAAGGCCGAGGACCCGCGGATCGTGAACATCGCATCGGTGATCGGACTCATCGGAAATGCCGGCCAGGCGAACTATGCCGCGAGCAAGGCCGGCCTGATCGGCTTCACCAAGTCGGTGGCCCGTGAGCTTGCCGGCAAGAAGGTCACCTGCAACGCGGTGGCTCCGGGTTTCATCACCACCGACATGACCGACGTGTTGCCCGAGAAGGTGCGCGAGGACGTGCTGGGCAAGATTCCGCTGGGTGAGTTCGGGACGGTGGACGACATCGCAGCCGTGACGCTTTTCCTCGCCGGTCCGTCGGGTCGCTACATCACCGGGCAGGTGGTCGCGGTCGATGGCGGCATGACGATGTGA
- a CDS encoding SixA phosphatase family protein → MELILLRHGKAEDFHPGGDGDRALVEKGIKQSRQAGALLLKLDRRPDVVLTSPRLRAKQTAEHFCEAAEMPGPVIQPWIDCGMDPETAIKELAAFIDFERVMLVGHEPDFSSCVEWLLGVSGSGVEVKKGALVAMEVHPPAWHARLLFLVPPKLMR, encoded by the coding sequence ATGGAGCTGATCCTTCTCCGCCACGGCAAGGCCGAGGATTTCCATCCCGGCGGCGATGGTGATCGCGCGCTTGTGGAGAAGGGAATCAAACAGTCCCGTCAGGCGGGCGCGCTGCTGTTGAAGCTCGACCGTCGGCCGGATGTGGTCCTGACCAGCCCGAGGCTTCGGGCGAAGCAGACGGCGGAGCACTTTTGTGAAGCGGCCGAGATGCCGGGTCCGGTGATTCAGCCATGGATCGATTGTGGGATGGACCCGGAGACAGCGATCAAGGAGCTGGCGGCGTTCATCGACTTCGAGCGGGTGATGCTGGTCGGTCACGAACCGGACTTTTCCAGCTGTGTCGAGTGGTTGCTCGGAGTTTCGGGAAGCGGCGTCGAGGTGAAGAAGGGGGCGCTGGTGGCAATGGAAGTTCATCCTCCGGCTTGGCATGCGCGACTGCTCTTCCTTGTGCCGCCGAAGCTGATGCGGTGA
- a CDS encoding NAD(P)/FAD-dependent oxidoreductase, translating to MSESYDVVILGGAFSGSSLGLLLKRARPETRILIIEKSTKFDRKVGESTSEVAGCFLTRVLGLSNYLAREHFQKHGLRMWFSTPDNDCPNCCSEIGPFSQARFPTYQLDREKLDQHLLDLAAKEGCDVVRPASVKDMSLEGAGKSTVTYKADGETRTVRAGWVADCSGKAALVARHRGTLETLDEHPVHSMWVRFRNVRCLDSHEARMLAPALKEGPWVARASATNHLMGHGWWSWIIPLSNGDFSAGVTWDERLFTPPSDGPVGQRVLEHLKSHPIGKLMFENAEPVENDARIYKHLPYFSSEVCGDGWIAMGDAAGFMDPLYSQGLDYCAHSTYTSHKIILESLEGECVKEHLAHHNVEFGDSYHRWFKALYLNKYQYLGDIDLMYAAFLLDIATYFVGPVQLVYNWTDKEFSKMPYNGPVGANFGRFMAFYNRRLERIARKRLQNGTYGKNNLKKRRYVKIPFEGSPKALGHVMRGIRAWLKLEIQTAFTRPVDALPRKEKMPAPMPKEQPAA from the coding sequence ATGTCGGAGTCCTACGACGTCGTGATCCTCGGCGGCGCGTTCTCCGGCAGCTCGCTCGGGCTCCTCCTCAAACGGGCCCGCCCCGAAACCCGCATCCTCATCATCGAGAAGTCGACCAAGTTCGACCGCAAGGTCGGCGAGTCGACCTCCGAGGTCGCCGGCTGCTTCCTGACCCGCGTGCTCGGCCTGTCGAACTACCTCGCCCGCGAGCATTTCCAGAAACACGGCCTGCGGATGTGGTTCAGCACGCCGGACAATGACTGTCCGAACTGCTGCTCGGAGATCGGCCCGTTTTCCCAAGCCCGCTTCCCAACCTACCAGCTCGACCGGGAAAAGCTCGACCAGCACCTGCTCGATCTCGCCGCAAAGGAAGGCTGCGACGTCGTCCGGCCCGCGAGCGTCAAGGACATGAGCCTCGAAGGAGCCGGCAAAAGCACCGTTACCTACAAGGCCGATGGCGAAACCCGCACCGTCCGCGCCGGATGGGTCGCCGACTGCTCCGGCAAGGCCGCGCTGGTCGCCCGCCACCGCGGCACGCTCGAGACCCTCGACGAGCACCCTGTCCACTCGATGTGGGTGCGCTTCCGCAACGTCCGCTGCCTCGACTCCCACGAAGCCCGCATGCTTGCCCCGGCTCTCAAGGAAGGCCCGTGGGTCGCCCGCGCCAGCGCCACCAACCACCTCATGGGCCACGGCTGGTGGTCATGGATCATCCCGCTCTCGAACGGCGACTTCTCCGCCGGCGTCACGTGGGACGAACGGCTTTTCACCCCCCCTTCCGACGGCCCGGTCGGACAGCGGGTTCTCGAACACCTGAAGAGCCACCCGATCGGCAAGCTGATGTTCGAAAACGCAGAACCGGTCGAGAACGATGCCCGCATTTACAAGCACCTTCCCTACTTCTCATCGGAAGTGTGCGGCGACGGCTGGATCGCGATGGGCGACGCCGCCGGATTCATGGACCCGCTGTATTCCCAAGGCCTGGATTACTGCGCCCACAGTACTTACACGTCGCACAAGATCATCCTTGAGAGCTTGGAAGGCGAGTGCGTGAAGGAGCATCTTGCCCATCACAACGTCGAGTTCGGCGACTCCTACCACCGCTGGTTCAAGGCGCTCTATCTGAACAAGTACCAGTATCTCGGCGACATCGACCTGATGTATGCCGCCTTCCTCCTCGATATCGCGACCTACTTCGTCGGCCCCGTCCAGCTCGTCTACAACTGGACGGACAAGGAGTTCTCCAAGATGCCCTACAATGGGCCGGTAGGCGCCAATTTCGGCCGCTTCATGGCCTTCTACAACCGCCGGCTCGAAAGGATCGCCCGCAAGCGCCTCCAGAACGGCACCTACGGCAAGAACAACCTGAAGAAACGCCGCTACGTGAAGATCCCGTTCGAAGGCAGCCCGAAGGCCCTCGGCCACGTGATGCGCGGCATTCGCGCATGGCTCAAGCTGGAGATCCAGACGGCCTTCACCCGCCCGGTCGACGCCCTGCCGCGCAAGGAGAAGATGCCCGCTCCGATGCCCAAGGAGCAACCCGCCGCCTGA